Proteins co-encoded in one Theileria equi strain WA chromosome 3, complete sequence genomic window:
- a CDS encoding hypothetical protein (encoded by transcript BEWA_008900A) yields the protein MSDAKQAEGSDNLQKAAAFMVGFSLFQLFLLVVSASKFSAGRFHIGQSYVALYINRMIISFRTCSLFGITLMTLYDQFIGYGISAVSSVLAVLISSLYAIILFVYCIGGTQGHITLYYWVIVATSFIHGLSTVCVSNVASGDIAFFLGSMPVAGILMSLYHITFLSAAEKLRISNVNYWIVSWQLAMSIVLSIISAIVWIVAYSTPKQPAGGSATGSSGNINKDPFFTALIQALSPILMVSFGFGLQNAFYPAIAPYKLAGVKNGYNISLVVLFTGAIPPLTILCLKEHKIGPNKPWNQSWHWHFGWIFYIVELICGILFIITLHYPNWSISRRIINDVRIIGVLTVVYDFCVQATKGIGANGAAMQGNGKHPKMSTFTTFFYSFIQLSIAFMGDGYIRTYRKYEHRDDWPTKHCSTKRAFWFWIWSATKVSYHTLGTAFTRDLRTEILGKKSHLFIVYEDAPPEDEDPLVDLPFIHKEPTHDNNFTGIHIFHSSPVINVVFS from the coding sequence ATGAGCGATGCAAAGCAAGCTGAGGGCAGCGATAACCTTCAAAAGGCGGCAGCCTTTATGGTTGGATTCTCTCTGTTCCAGCTCTTCTTGTTGGTGGTTTCTGCCAGCAAGTTTTCGGCTGGAAGATTCCATATCGGCCAGAGCTATGTCGCCTTGTACATCAACCGGATGATCATCTCGTTCAGAACATGTTCACTCTTTGGGATCACACTCATGACTTTGTACGATCAATTCATAGGTTATGGGATAAGTGCAGTTTCTAGTGTATTGGCAGTGCTGATATCTTCCCTCTACGCAATCATCCTGTTTGTTTACTGCATTGGAGGGACCCAGGGTCACATCACACTCTACTACTGGGTAATCGTTGCAACATCATTCATTCACGGATTAAGCACGGTTTGTGTTAGTAATGTAGCTTCAGGCGATATCGCCTTCTTTCTCGGCTCTATGCCCGTAGCCGGTATTTTAATGTCTCTGTATCATATCACCTTTTTGTCAGCTGCAGAAAAATTGCGGATTTCAAATGTTAATTACTGGATCGTCTCATGGCAATTGGCAATGTCCATTGTACTATCTATAATCTCTGCCATAGTGTGGATTGTTGCCTATAGCACTCCTAAACAACCTGCTGGAGGCTCTGCTACTGGTTCATCtggaaatataaataaGGACCCATTCTTTACGGCACTCATTCAGGCTCTATCGCCAATCTTAATGGTATCGTTTGGATTCGGTCTTCAGAATGCCTTTTATCCAGCCATTGCACCTTACAAGTTGGCAGGTGTCAAGAATGGATATAACATCTCCCTTGTAGTATTATTCACGGGGGCTATACCTCCGTTGACCATACTTTGCCTAAAGGAACACAAAATTGGTCCAAATAAGCCATGGAATCAATCTTGGCACTGGCATTTCGGTTGGATCTTCTATATCGTTGAACTCATTTGTGGCATCCTCTTTATAATCACACTACACTATCCAAACTGGAGTATATCAAGGAGGATCATTAATGATGTGCGGATAATTGGTGTTTTAACTGTAGTTTATGATTTTTGTGTCCAGGCCACAAAGGGTATTGGAGCCAATGGAGCAGCCATGCAAGGAAATGGCAAGCATCCCAAGATGTCGACATTCACTACCTTTTTctactcattcattcagTTATCTATTGCGTTCATGGGGGACGGTTACATTAGAACCTATAGAAAATATGAACATAGGGATGATTGGCCCACTAAACACTGTAGCACCAAAAGGGCATTCTGGTTCTGGATATGGAGCGCAACAAAAGTCTCGTACCATACTCTTGGGACAGCATTCACACGAGATTTGAGAACCGAAATTTTAGGCAAAAAGAGCCATCTTtttattgtctatgaagatgcTCCACCTGAAGACGAAGATCCCCTCGTTGaccttccattcattcacAAGGAACCTACACACGATAACAACTTCACGGGaatacacattttccaCTCTTCTCCCGttataaatgtagttttCTCATGA